Proteins co-encoded in one Montipora capricornis isolate CH-2021 chromosome 12, ASM3666992v2, whole genome shotgun sequence genomic window:
- the LOC138026488 gene encoding transforming growth factor-beta-induced protein ig-h3-like, with protein MAQLSWFCLLMVASSLEFSSSKWWSPYQWRNYWQDWWETSEKGQTQPQQNKHEILTNGEGPNVCVHRIPVGFFRRCVKVPGKRRLQCRTERRYFTEYCCCPGYSQEVGSPGCPKELYTSGKSITEVAESLKLKEFVKLWKASGLSPELDSATRYTVFAPNDQALSAALPSKTLEELANDKELLRDTLMMHISKGKIVAEAMADKSKITSLDGSGELWVNVINDGKRIVIQGGQIVRANQGARNGVIHVVDRLLKPTVGDIQTILKSDPNFSIFSQMVENAPMNFTNITLFAPTDLAFQVMDPERLERLISNEDCVERFVKYHMLPKPLYSAAMDNARFATVEGNFVDVKLNGGGGVTVNDATVTDTDVTASNGIVHTINKVLMPVSAMNIIEVAHVLNLTTLIEYLNSSGLSATLSEDLGPITLFAPSNKAFEDLPTSVKRTLRDDPAKLQDILSYHLILERKWTYQFGKDNLVNSANIPNKLRLNSFRYGKVHAVDGACITKANIEACNGVIHVIQKVLLPPTKTVYDVIRTDSRFATLVEAINVTKLGSVLRNPSASLTLFAPTDRAFAKLEFNSPGAMEALLASPEELSEVLEHHVVNGTLYTCGIHCMYSYWSFFRNHFSVYSLSRGVLRMKYDWSGRVFVNGMRIRDRDLPATNGVVHVIDDVLELYPLGLRRHHLRAHSASRDKKHRLH; from the exons GCCAAATGTTTGCGTGCATCGCATTCCTGTCGGATTTTTCCGAAGATGTGTCAAGGTACCCGGAAAACGAAGACTACAATGCAG GACTGAGCGTCGATATTTTACCGAATACTGCTGTTGTCCTGGATACAGCCAAGAGGTAGGAAGTCCCGGATGTCCAAAAG AGCTTTACACTTCTGGCAAAAGCATAACCGAAGTAGCGGAGTCActtaaattgaaagaatttgtcaAACTGTGGAAAGCCTCAGGCCTTTCTCCCGAGCTGGATTCTGCTACTCGTTACACGGTCTTTGCCCCAAATGATCAGGCCCTTTCCGCCGCTCTACCATCGAAAACTCTAGAAGAGCTGGCAAACGACAAAGAGCTACTTCGAGACACCTTGATGATGCACATTTCAAAAGGGAAGATTGTTGCCGAGGCTATGGCGGATAAGAGCAAAATAACCTCACTCGATGGGTCAGGCGAACTCTGGGTTAACGTGATCAATGACGGAAAG AGGATTGTCATTCAAGGGGGACAGATTGTCCGGGCAAACCAAGGAGCGAGAAATGGGGTTATCCATGTTGTCGACAGACTCCTGAAACCGACTGTTGGCGATATTCAAACAATATTGAAAAGCGACCCAAATTTTAGCATTTTCTCGCAGATGGTAGAGAACGCGCCCATGAATTTTACAAACATAACACTGTTCGCACCAACCGATCTAGCTTTTCAAGTGATGGACCCTGAGAGACTGGAACGACTCATTTCCAATGAAGACTGTGTTGAG AGATTTGTCAAGTACCATATGCTTCCCAAACCACTTTACTCAGCTGCAATGGACAACGCCCGTTTCGCTACCGTTGAGGGAAACTTCGTTGACGTCAAACTGAATGGAGGCGGAGGAGTTACCGTCAATGACGCAACAGTAACGGATACTGACGTCACAGCGAGTAATGGGATTGTTCACACCATCAATAAAGTTCTTATGCCTGTCTCAG CAATGAACATCATTGAGGTTGCACATGTTTTGAACCTCACAACACTCATAGAGTACCTCAATTCAAGTGGACTTTCTGCTACACTGAGTGAAGACTTAGGGCCAATCACCCTTTTTGCTCCTTCAAACAAAGCTTTCGAGGATCTACCCACGTCAGTCAAGCGTACGTTACGGGATGATCCCGCAAAACTTCAGGACATTCTCTCTTATCACCTAATTCTAGAACGCAAGTGGACGTACCAGTTTGGGAAGGACAACCTGGTGAATTCTGCCAACATTCCAAACAAACTACGCCTGAATTCATTCAGATATGGAAAG GTTCACGCTGTTGACGGTGCTTGCATCACGAAAGCCAACATTGAAGCCTGCAATGGAGTGATCCACGTCATTCAAAAAGTTCTTTTGCCACCAACAAAAACGGTGTATGATGTCATCCGCACAGATTCACGCTTTGCAACTCTCGTTGAAGCAATCAACGTCACCAAGCTCGGGTCAGTCCTGCGCAATCCCTCTGCTTCACTGACCCTGTTTGCACCAACTGACAGGGCCTTCGCAAAATTGGAATTCAACTCCCCTGGGGCTATGGAAGCCCTACTCGCTAGTCCAGAAGAGCTGTCTGAAGTCCTGGAACATCACGTGGTTAATGGCACACTGTACACGTGTGGGATCCATTGCATGTACAGCTATTGGTCGTTCTTTAGAAACCATTTTTCTGTGTATTCATTGAGCCGTGGAGTCCTGAGAATGAAATACGACTGGAGTGGTCGCGTGTTTGTAAATGGCATGCGTATCAGGGATCGCGATCTGCCGGCAACAAACGGAGTTGTTCACGTGATTGACGACGTTCTGGAACTCTATCCGCTCGGACTCCGACGGCATCATCTTCGAGCGCATTCCGCAAGCCGCGACAAAAAGCACCGCTTACACTGA